A DNA window from Hordeum vulgare subsp. vulgare chromosome 1H, MorexV3_pseudomolecules_assembly, whole genome shotgun sequence contains the following coding sequences:
- the LOC123442792 gene encoding glycine-rich protein 2-like, translating into MGARVKGTVKWFNVTKGFGFISPEDGSEDLFVHQSAIKSDGYRSLNENDVVEFDVITGDDGRTKASDVTAPGGGALSGGSRPSDGGGGRGGYGGGGGGYGGGGGGYGGGGGGYGGGGGGYGGGGYGGGGGGGRGCYKCGEEGHISRDCPQGGGGGYGGGGGGGRECYKCGEEGHISRDCPQGGGGGGGYGGGGYGGGGGRGGGGGGGGGGCFSCGESGHFSRECPNKAH; encoded by the coding sequence ATGGGGGCGAGGGTCAAGGGAACCGTGAAGTGGTTCAACGTCACCAAGGGGTTCGGCTTCATCTCCCCGGAGGACGGCAGCGAGGACCTCTTCGTCCACCAGTCCGCCATCAAGTCCGACGGCTACCGCAGCCTCAACGAGAACGACGTCGTCGAGTTCGATGTCATCACCGGCGACGACGGGCGCACCAAGGCCTCCGACGTCACCGCACCAGGAGGAGGCGCTCTCTCCGGCGGCTCCCGCCCTAGCGATGGCGGTGGTGGCCGCGGCGGctacggaggcggcggcggcggctacggcggtggcggtggcggctacggcggaggtggcggcggctacggaggcggtggcggcggctacgGTGGAGGTGGttatggaggcggcggtggcggcggccgtgGGTGCTACAAGTGCGGCGAGGAGGGCCACATCTCCAGGGACTGCCcccagggcggcggcggtggctacggaggaggtggcggcggcggccgcgAGTGCTACAAGTGCGGCGAGGAGGGCCACATCTCCAGGGACTGCCcccagggcggcggcggtggcggcggctacgGTGGGGGCGgctacggcggcggtggcggccgtggtggtggcggcggcggcggcggtggcggctgcTTCTCCTGCGGCGAGTCTGGCCACTTCTCCCGCGAGTGCCCCAACAAGGCCCACTAA